In Harpia harpyja isolate bHarHar1 chromosome Z, bHarHar1 primary haplotype, whole genome shotgun sequence, a single window of DNA contains:
- the ALDOB gene encoding fructose-bisphosphate aldolase B, with protein MTHQFPALSPEQKKALSDIAQRIVASGKGILAADESVGTMGNRLQRINVENTEENRRAFREILFSSDASINQSIGGVIFFHETLYQKDSTGKPFPALIKEKGIVVGIKLDKGTAPLAGTNGETTIQGLDGLAERCAQYKKDGADFGKWRAVLKITSTTPSQLAIQENANILARYASICQQHGLVPIVEPEILPDGDHDLQRCQYVTEKVLAAVYKALNDHHVYLEGTLLKPNMVTAGHSCPKKYTPQDVAMATVTTLLRTVPAAVPGICFLSGGQSEEEASVNLNAMNQSPLPKPWKLTFSYGRALQASALAAWVGKSENKKAAQEAFRKRAQINSLACRGQYVVAGKTDTAATQSLFTASYTY; from the exons ATGACCCACCAATTCCCAGCGCTGTCTCCAGAGCAGAAGAAAGCTCTTTCAGACATTGCTCAGCGGATTGTGGCTTCAGGAAAGGGGATCTTAGCTGCAGATGAATCAGTGG GTACCATGGGGAACAGGCTGCAGAGGATCAATGTGGAGAACACAGAGGAGAATCGCCGGGCTTTTCGAGAGATCCTCTTCTCTTCAGATGCTTCCATTAACCAGAGCATTGGGGGAGTGATCTTCTTCCATGAGACTCTCTATCAGAAAGACAGCACTGGAAAGCCATTTCCTGCTCTCATCAAAGAAAAAGGCATTGTGGTGGGAATAAAG CTGGATAAAGGCACAGCACCCCTAGCAGGAACAAATGGAGAAACCACCATCCAAG GGCTGGATGGATTGGCTGAGCGCTGtgcccagtacaagaaagacggTGCTGACTTTGGCAAGTGGCGTGCAGTGCTGAAGATCACCAGCACAACGCCCTCTCAACTTGCCATCCAAGAGAATGCCAACATATTGGCACGCTATGCCAGCATCTGCCAGCAG caTGGCTTGGTGCCCATTGTGGAGCCGGAAATCTTGCCTGATGGAGACCATGATCTCCAACGCTGTCAGTATGTCACAGAAAAG GTTCTTGCTGCTGTCTACAAGGCCCTGAATGATCATCATGTCTACCTGGAAGGGACACTGCTGAAACCCAACATGGTGACGGCTGGGCATTCCTGCCCCAAGAAGTACACCCCTCAGGATGTAGCCATGGCAACTGTCACTACTCTTCTCCGCACTGTTCCTGCTGCCGTTCCAG GAATCTGCTTCCTCTCTGGAGGTCAGAGTGAAGAGGAGGCTTCTGTCAACCTGAATGCCATGAATCAGTCCCCTCTGCCTAAGCCTTGGAAACTGACCTTTTCATACGGGAGAGCCCTGCAAGCCTCTGCCCTGGCAGCATGGGTGGGCAAAAGCGAGAACAAGAAGGCTGCACAGGAGGCCTTCCGCAAGCGGGCCCAG attaaCAGTTTGGCTTGCAGAGGACAGTACGTTGTGGCTGGGAAGACTGACACAGCTGCCACACAGTCACTTTTCACTGCCAGCTACACCTACTGA